In Marmota flaviventris isolate mMarFla1 chromosome 17, mMarFla1.hap1, whole genome shotgun sequence, a single genomic region encodes these proteins:
- the LOC139702354 gene encoding C-type lectin domain family 10 member A-like isoform X3, with amino-acid sequence MVMKYEDLQQLGSEEKNQEIRKAPPPQVGLWYICSEHRLILLSLGLNFLLLVAVCVIGSQNSKLHRDLGTLRTTFSNFSVDTGANVQALTSHGQSLQETITSLKAEVEDHRQELLAAHSLNQKVVSVESSLQKQKQEFKAGQSEVVLQVQRLTKNVISLNYQLAILKNNGSAKTCCPLDWLEHECSCYWFSQSGNSWPEADKYCQLQNSHLVVVTSLEEQKFIEKHMGSEPSWMGLTDQNGPWRWVDGTDYERGFK; translated from the exons ATGGTAATGAAGTATGAAGATCTCCAGCAATTAGGGAGTGAGGAGAAAAACCAGGAGATCAGAAAAg CACCTCCACCCCAGGTTGGCCTCTGGTATATCTGCTCTGAGCATCGCCTCATCCTGTTATCATTGGGCCTCAACTTCCTGCTGTTGGTGGCGGTCTGTGTGATTGGATCCCAAA ATTCCAAGTTACACAGGGACCTGGGCACCCTGAGGACAACTTTCAGCAATTTCAGTGTAGACACAGGGGCCAATGTCCAGGCACTGACCTCCCATG GTCAGAGCTTGCAAGAAACCATAACCTCTCTGAAAGCTGAGGTGGAGGATCACAGGCAGGAACTGCTGGCAG CCCACAGCTTGAACCAGAAGGTGGTTTCTGTGGAGAGCAGCTTGCAGAAACAGAAGCAGGAATTCAAAGCAG GTCAATCTGAGGTGGTCCTGCAAGTACAACGATTGACAAAGAATGTAATATCCCTTAATTACCAGCTGGCCATCCTCAAGAACAATG GCTCTGCAAAAACCTGCTGCCCCCTTGACTGGTTGGAACATGAATGCAGCTGCTACTGGTTCTCTCAATCTGGCAATTCCTGGCCTGAGGCTGACAAGTACTGCCAGTTGCAGAACTCCCACCTGGTGGTGGTCACCTCCTTAGAAGAGCAG AAATTCATTGAGAAGCACATGGGCTCTGAGCCCTCCTGGATGGGCCTCACTGACcaaaatggaccttggagatgGGTGGATGGGACTGACTATGAGAGAGGCTTCAAGTGA
- the LOC139702354 gene encoding C-type lectin domain family 10 member A-like isoform X1, whose translation MVMKYEDLQQLGSEEKNQEIRKAPPPQVGLWYICSEHRLILLSLGLNFLLLVAVCVIGSQNSKLHRDLGTLRTTFSNFSVDTGANVQALTSHGQSLQETITSLKAEVEDHRQELLAAHSLNQKVVSVESSLQKQKQEFKAGQSEVVLQVQRLTKNVISLNYQLAILKNNGSAKTCCPLDWLEHECSCYWFSQSGNSWPEADKYCQLQNSHLVVVTSLEEQKFIEKHMGSEPSWMGLTDQNGPWRWVDGTDYERGFKYWSPNQPDDWTEHGMGGGEDCASFSNDGRWNDDVCRRPYHWICEIELGKTS comes from the exons ATGGTAATGAAGTATGAAGATCTCCAGCAATTAGGGAGTGAGGAGAAAAACCAGGAGATCAGAAAAg CACCTCCACCCCAGGTTGGCCTCTGGTATATCTGCTCTGAGCATCGCCTCATCCTGTTATCATTGGGCCTCAACTTCCTGCTGTTGGTGGCGGTCTGTGTGATTGGATCCCAAA ATTCCAAGTTACACAGGGACCTGGGCACCCTGAGGACAACTTTCAGCAATTTCAGTGTAGACACAGGGGCCAATGTCCAGGCACTGACCTCCCATG GTCAGAGCTTGCAAGAAACCATAACCTCTCTGAAAGCTGAGGTGGAGGATCACAGGCAGGAACTGCTGGCAG CCCACAGCTTGAACCAGAAGGTGGTTTCTGTGGAGAGCAGCTTGCAGAAACAGAAGCAGGAATTCAAAGCAG GTCAATCTGAGGTGGTCCTGCAAGTACAACGATTGACAAAGAATGTAATATCCCTTAATTACCAGCTGGCCATCCTCAAGAACAATG GCTCTGCAAAAACCTGCTGCCCCCTTGACTGGTTGGAACATGAATGCAGCTGCTACTGGTTCTCTCAATCTGGCAATTCCTGGCCTGAGGCTGACAAGTACTGCCAGTTGCAGAACTCCCACCTGGTGGTGGTCACCTCCTTAGAAGAGCAG AAATTCATTGAGAAGCACATGGGCTCTGAGCCCTCCTGGATGGGCCTCACTGACcaaaatggaccttggagatgGGTGGATGGGACTGACTATGAGAGAGGCTTCAA GTACTGGAGTCCAAATCAGCCTGATGATTGGACGGAGCATGGGATGGGAGGAGGTGAGGACTGTGCTAGCTTTTCCAATGATGGTCGCTGGAATGATGATGTCTGCCGGAGGCCCTACCACTGGATCTGTGAGATAGAGCTGGGCAAGACCAGCTAG
- the LOC139702354 gene encoding C-type lectin domain family 10 member A-like isoform X2, with product MVMKYEDLQQLGSEEKNQEIRKAPPPQVGLWYICSEHRLILLSLGLNFLLLVAVCVIGSQSQSLQETITSLKAEVEDHRQELLAAHSLNQKVVSVESSLQKQKQEFKAGQSEVVLQVQRLTKNVISLNYQLAILKNNGSAKTCCPLDWLEHECSCYWFSQSGNSWPEADKYCQLQNSHLVVVTSLEEQKFIEKHMGSEPSWMGLTDQNGPWRWVDGTDYERGFKYWSPNQPDDWTEHGMGGGEDCASFSNDGRWNDDVCRRPYHWICEIELGKTS from the exons ATGGTAATGAAGTATGAAGATCTCCAGCAATTAGGGAGTGAGGAGAAAAACCAGGAGATCAGAAAAg CACCTCCACCCCAGGTTGGCCTCTGGTATATCTGCTCTGAGCATCGCCTCATCCTGTTATCATTGGGCCTCAACTTCCTGCTGTTGGTGGCGGTCTGTGTGATTGGATCCCAAA GTCAGAGCTTGCAAGAAACCATAACCTCTCTGAAAGCTGAGGTGGAGGATCACAGGCAGGAACTGCTGGCAG CCCACAGCTTGAACCAGAAGGTGGTTTCTGTGGAGAGCAGCTTGCAGAAACAGAAGCAGGAATTCAAAGCAG GTCAATCTGAGGTGGTCCTGCAAGTACAACGATTGACAAAGAATGTAATATCCCTTAATTACCAGCTGGCCATCCTCAAGAACAATG GCTCTGCAAAAACCTGCTGCCCCCTTGACTGGTTGGAACATGAATGCAGCTGCTACTGGTTCTCTCAATCTGGCAATTCCTGGCCTGAGGCTGACAAGTACTGCCAGTTGCAGAACTCCCACCTGGTGGTGGTCACCTCCTTAGAAGAGCAG AAATTCATTGAGAAGCACATGGGCTCTGAGCCCTCCTGGATGGGCCTCACTGACcaaaatggaccttggagatgGGTGGATGGGACTGACTATGAGAGAGGCTTCAA GTACTGGAGTCCAAATCAGCCTGATGATTGGACGGAGCATGGGATGGGAGGAGGTGAGGACTGTGCTAGCTTTTCCAATGATGGTCGCTGGAATGATGATGTCTGCCGGAGGCCCTACCACTGGATCTGTGAGATAGAGCTGGGCAAGACCAGCTAG
- the LOC114084636 gene encoding C-type lectin domain family 10 member A-like isoform X2, with the protein MVMKYEDLQHLGSEEENQEIRKAPPPQVGLWYICSEHRLILVSLGLNLLLLVAVCVIGSQNSKLHRDLGTLRTTFRNFSVDTGANVQALTSHGQSLQETITSLKAEVEDHRQELLAAHSLNQKVVSVESSLQKQEQDFKAGQSEVVLQVQRLAKNLVTLNCQLANLKNNDSAKTCCPLDWLEHESSCYWFSQSDRSWPEADQNCQLQNSHLVVVTSLEEQKFIEKHMSSVPSWMGLTDQNGPWRWVDGTDYERGFKYWRPNQPDDWTGHGLGGGEDCASFSYNGRWNDDVCRRPYHWICEIELGKTS; encoded by the exons ATGGTAATGAAGTATGAAGATCTCCAGCACTTGGGGAGTGAGGAGGAAAACCAGGAGATCAGAAAAG CACCTCCACCCCAGGTTGGCCTCTGGTATATCTGCTCTGAGCATCGCCTCATCCTGGTCTCTTTGGGTCTCAACCTCCTGCTGTTGGTGGCTGTCTGTGTGATTGGATCCCAAA ATTCCAAGTTACACAGGGACCTGGGCACCCTGAGGACAACTTTCAGAAACTTCAGTGTAGACACAGGGGCCAATGTCCAGGCACTGACCTCCCATG GTCAGAGCTTGCAAGAAACCATAACCTCTCTGAAAGCTGAGGTGGAGGATCACAGGCAGGAACTGCTGGCAG CCCACAGCTTGAACCAGAAGGTAGTTTCAGTGGAGAGCAGCCTGCAGAAACAGGAGCAGGACTTCAAAGCAG GTCAATCTGAGGTGGTCCTGCAAGTACAACGATTGGCAAAGAACCTAGTAACCCTTAATTGCCAGCTGGCCAACCTCAAGAACAATG actCTGCAAAAACCTGCTGCCCTCTTGACTGGTTGGAGCATGAGAGCAGCTGCTACTGGTTCTCTCAATCTGACAGGTCCTGGCCTGAAGCTGACCAGAACTGCCAGTTGCAGAACTCCCACCTGGTGGTGGTCACCTCCTTAGAAGAGCAG AAATTCATTGAGAAGCACATGAGCTCTGTGCCCTCCTGGATGGGCCTCACTGACcaaaatggaccttggagatgGGTGGATGGGACTGACTATGAGAGAGGCTTCAA GTACTGGAGACCAAATCAGCCTGATGACTGGACAGGGCATGGGCTGGGAGGAGGTGAGGACTGTGCCAGCTTTTCCTATAATGGTCGCTGGAATGATGATGTCTGCCGGAGGCCCTACCATTGGATCTGTGAGATAGAGCTGGGCAAGACCAGCTAG
- the LOC114084636 gene encoding C-type lectin domain family 10 member A-like isoform X1, translated as MVMKYEDLQHLGSEEENQEIRKAPPPQVGLWYICSEHRLILVSLGLNLLLLVAVCVIGSQSQSLQETITSLKAEVEDHRQELLAAHSLNQKVVSVESSLQKQEQDFKAGQSEVVLQVQRLAKNLVTLNCQLANLKNNDSAKTCCPLDWLEHESSCYWFSQSDRSWPEADQNCQLQNSHLVVVTSLEEQKFIEKHMSSVPSWMGLTDQNGPWRWVDGTDYERGFKYWRPNQPDDWTGHGLGGGEDCASFSYNGRWNDDVCRRPYHWICEIELGKTS; from the exons ATGGTAATGAAGTATGAAGATCTCCAGCACTTGGGGAGTGAGGAGGAAAACCAGGAGATCAGAAAAG CACCTCCACCCCAGGTTGGCCTCTGGTATATCTGCTCTGAGCATCGCCTCATCCTGGTCTCTTTGGGTCTCAACCTCCTGCTGTTGGTGGCTGTCTGTGTGATTGGATCCCAAA GTCAGAGCTTGCAAGAAACCATAACCTCTCTGAAAGCTGAGGTGGAGGATCACAGGCAGGAACTGCTGGCAG CCCACAGCTTGAACCAGAAGGTAGTTTCAGTGGAGAGCAGCCTGCAGAAACAGGAGCAGGACTTCAAAGCAG GTCAATCTGAGGTGGTCCTGCAAGTACAACGATTGGCAAAGAACCTAGTAACCCTTAATTGCCAGCTGGCCAACCTCAAGAACAATG actCTGCAAAAACCTGCTGCCCTCTTGACTGGTTGGAGCATGAGAGCAGCTGCTACTGGTTCTCTCAATCTGACAGGTCCTGGCCTGAAGCTGACCAGAACTGCCAGTTGCAGAACTCCCACCTGGTGGTGGTCACCTCCTTAGAAGAGCAG AAATTCATTGAGAAGCACATGAGCTCTGTGCCCTCCTGGATGGGCCTCACTGACcaaaatggaccttggagatgGGTGGATGGGACTGACTATGAGAGAGGCTTCAA GTACTGGAGACCAAATCAGCCTGATGACTGGACAGGGCATGGGCTGGGAGGAGGTGAGGACTGTGCCAGCTTTTCCTATAATGGTCGCTGGAATGATGATGTCTGCCGGAGGCCCTACCATTGGATCTGTGAGATAGAGCTGGGCAAGACCAGCTAG
- the LOC114101805 gene encoding C-type lectin domain family 10 member A-like: MTMEYENLQHLGSEEKNQEIRKDSKLHRDLGTLRTTFRNFSVDTGANVQALTSHGQSLQETITSLKAEVEDHRQELLAAYSLNLKVVSVWTAACRNRSRNSKQINLRCFGESSNSQRNQNS, from the exons ATGACAATGGAGTATGAAAATCTCCAGCACTTGGGGAGTGAGGAGAAAAACCAGGAGATTAGAAAAG ATTCCAAGTTACACAGGGACCTGGGCACCCTGAGGACAACTTTCAGAAATTTCAGTGTAGACACAGGGGCCAATGTCCAGGCACTGACCTCCCATG GTCAGAGCTTGCAAGAAACCATAACCTCTCTGAAAGCTGAGGTGGAGGATCACAGGCAGGAACTGCTGGCAG CCTACAGCTTGAACCTGAAGGTGGTTTCTGTGTGGACAGCAGCCTGCAGAAACAGAAGCAGGAATTCAAAGCAG ATCAATCTGAGATGCTTCGGTGAGTCCAGCAACTCCCAAAGGAACCAAAATTCTTAA